Proteins co-encoded in one Acidobacteriota bacterium genomic window:
- the dnaK gene encoding molecular chaperone DnaK, which yields MSKIIGIDLGTTNSVVAVMEGTEAKVIPNAEGNRTTPSVVAFAKDGERLVGQVAKRQAVTNPTKTIFSIKRFMGRRFDEVAEELEMVPYDVAGSDSGGVRVKIDDKKFSPPEISAMTLQKLKQAAEDYLGESVEKAVITVPAYFNDSQRQATKDAGKIAGLQVERLVNEPTAAALAYGLDKKKDQVIAVYDFGGGTFDISILEVGEGVVEVKSTNGDTHLGGDNIDQRIIEWLLDEFKKDQGVDLAQDAMALQRLKEAAEKAKIELSSAQSTEINLPFITADASGPKHLTLTLGRSKLEQLVEPIIGRSEGPCRQALKDAGLNADQIDEVVLVGGQTRMPAIQELVTKIFGKEPNRGVNPDEVVAIGAAIQGGVLRGDVTDVLLLDVTPLSLGIETLGGVFTKLIDRNTTIPARKSEVFSTAADNQTSVEVHVLQGEREMAAGNRTLGRFHLVGIPSAPRGMPQIEVTFDIDANGIVNVSAKDLGTGKEQKITITASSGLDEGEIDRMVQEAESHHDEDKERRQQIEARNRLDGLHYSTSKTYEENKEKLSAEDKGVLEKALEDAKKALDGEDAAAIDAAATQLEQASHKLAEAMYKQGEAAAGGPAPEAAAEGAPADSADDVIDAEYVDVDEKA from the coding sequence ATGAGCAAGATCATTGGAATCGATCTCGGCACCACCAACAGTGTGGTGGCGGTGATGGAAGGTACGGAAGCGAAGGTGATCCCCAATGCCGAGGGTAACCGGACCACCCCCTCGGTGGTCGCCTTCGCCAAGGACGGCGAGCGCCTGGTCGGCCAGGTGGCGAAGCGCCAGGCGGTGACCAATCCCACCAAGACCATCTTCTCGATCAAGCGCTTCATGGGGCGCCGCTTCGACGAGGTCGCGGAAGAGCTCGAGATGGTGCCCTACGATGTCGCCGGCTCGGACAGCGGCGGCGTGCGGGTGAAGATCGACGACAAGAAGTTCTCGCCGCCGGAGATTTCGGCGATGACCCTGCAGAAGCTCAAGCAGGCGGCCGAGGACTACCTCGGAGAGTCGGTGGAGAAGGCCGTCATCACCGTGCCCGCCTACTTCAACGACTCGCAGCGCCAGGCCACCAAGGACGCCGGCAAGATCGCCGGCCTGCAGGTCGAGCGCCTGGTCAACGAGCCCACCGCCGCCGCCCTGGCCTACGGTCTCGACAAGAAGAAGGATCAGGTGATCGCGGTTTACGACTTTGGCGGCGGTACCTTCGACATCTCGATTCTCGAGGTCGGCGAGGGCGTCGTCGAGGTGAAGTCGACCAACGGTGACACCCACCTCGGTGGTGACAACATCGATCAGCGCATCATCGAGTGGCTGCTCGACGAGTTCAAGAAGGATCAGGGAGTCGATCTGGCCCAGGACGCGATGGCCCTGCAGCGCCTCAAGGAGGCTGCCGAGAAGGCCAAGATCGAGCTCTCGAGCGCCCAGTCGACGGAGATCAATCTGCCCTTCATCACCGCCGACGCTTCGGGTCCGAAGCACCTCACCCTGACCCTCGGCCGCTCCAAGCTGGAGCAGCTCGTGGAGCCGATCATCGGTCGCTCCGAGGGACCCTGCCGCCAGGCCCTGAAGGACGCCGGCCTGAATGCCGATCAGATCGATGAGGTGGTGCTGGTGGGTGGTCAGACGCGCATGCCGGCGATCCAGGAGCTGGTCACCAAGATCTTCGGCAAGGAGCCCAACCGGGGCGTCAACCCGGACGAGGTGGTGGCCATTGGCGCCGCCATCCAGGGCGGCGTGTTGCGCGGCGACGTCACCGACGTGCTGCTCCTCGACGTCACCCCCCTGTCCCTCGGCATCGAGACCCTGGGAGGGGTGTTCACCAAGCTGATCGACCGCAACACGACGATTCCGGCGCGCAAGAGCGAGGTGTTCTCGACCGCCGCCGACAATCAGACTTCGGTCGAGGTGCACGTCCTGCAGGGCGAGCGCGAGATGGCGGCGGGCAACCGCACCCTCGGCCGCTTCCACCTGGTGGGCATTCCTTCGGCGCCGCGTGGCATGCCGCAGATCGAGGTCACCTTCGACATCGACGCCAACGGCATCGTCAACGTCTCGGCGAAGGATCTCGGCACCGGCAAGGAGCAGAAGATCACCATCACCGCCTCGAGTGGTCTCGATGAGGGTGAGATCGATCGCATGGTGCAGGAAGCCGAGTCGCACCATGACGAGGACAAGGAGCGGCGTCAGCAGATCGAGGCCCGCAACCGCCTGGACGGCCTGCATTACTCGACCTCGAAGACCTACGAGGAGAACAAGGAGAAGCTCAGCGCCGAGGACAAGGGCGTGCTCGAGAAAGCTCTCGAGGATGCCAAGAAGGCCCTCGACGGCGAGGACGCGGCGGCCATCGATGCGGCG
- a CDS encoding DUF4388 domain-containing protein, with translation MTVEGTLDVFNLPEILQLIGQQRKTGILTVQGESNIVAISFLQGEVVAADALDRTVEDGLRDVLVREGVATAEQLAGEDGDGRPMDRWVEAGLVSRDQVLRGLRGQTFEVLQGLLGWTQGEFKFYSGDEVSYEEGIRPISIEELLVRSIQDDEPEAVPEYGGRYRRLDPLPVEIRDRVPGVAPPDEVPGVLFLVPDERLVLDSLAEARSVEQVVGDTDLDEYKVRLALYRLLEREVVAPFDAQRDEEVEQLFDVPVLADIEPPPDLGVDDEDESLLGDLPLTEEAPAQAQTPEPAAEEPVVEEARPAEPESDDSLPEIDLDLTLQGQASAPVPAPALRRRVRFRGLEGWVGRGLGLLLALLFVSQLVPGPLRLLSPFPWQEAEREALVKGRLGASFLKIDRALKTLFLLDGSFPPNLNRPIEAKLLEEPDLDSGDGRRVLWQTTEGGYDLTLDSAGGGPTASETVIENFFLDPAFVGLDDEGATAPLVLLD, from the coding sequence ATGACCGTAGAAGGCACCCTCGACGTCTTCAATCTGCCGGAGATCCTGCAGCTCATCGGGCAGCAGCGCAAGACCGGCATCCTGACGGTCCAGGGGGAGAGCAACATCGTCGCGATCTCCTTCCTGCAGGGCGAGGTGGTGGCCGCCGACGCCCTCGATCGCACCGTCGAGGATGGTCTGCGCGACGTGCTGGTGCGAGAGGGCGTGGCGACCGCCGAGCAGCTCGCCGGGGAGGATGGGGACGGCCGGCCGATGGATCGCTGGGTCGAGGCCGGCCTGGTGAGCCGCGACCAGGTGTTGCGCGGCCTGCGGGGTCAGACCTTCGAAGTCCTCCAGGGCCTGCTCGGCTGGACCCAAGGCGAGTTCAAGTTCTACTCCGGGGACGAGGTGTCCTACGAGGAGGGGATTCGGCCGATCTCGATCGAGGAGCTGCTGGTGCGCTCGATCCAGGACGACGAGCCGGAGGCGGTGCCCGAGTACGGCGGTCGCTATCGGCGTCTCGATCCGCTGCCGGTGGAGATTCGTGACCGGGTTCCCGGGGTGGCGCCGCCGGACGAGGTGCCTGGAGTGCTCTTCCTGGTGCCCGATGAGCGCCTGGTCCTCGACAGCCTGGCCGAGGCACGCTCCGTCGAGCAGGTGGTCGGCGACACGGATCTCGACGAGTACAAGGTGCGGCTCGCCCTCTACCGATTGCTCGAACGCGAGGTGGTCGCGCCCTTCGACGCGCAGCGCGACGAGGAGGTCGAGCAGCTCTTTGACGTGCCGGTGCTGGCGGATATCGAGCCGCCGCCGGATCTCGGCGTCGACGACGAAGACGAATCTCTCCTCGGCGATCTGCCGCTGACCGAGGAGGCCCCGGCTCAGGCCCAGACGCCGGAGCCGGCAGCCGAGGAGCCGGTGGTGGAAGAGGCTCGCCCGGCGGAGCCCGAGAGCGACGACTCGCTGCCGGAGATCGACCTCGATCTCACCCTACAGGGCCAGGCTTCTGCCCCGGTCCCGGCGCCGGCTCTACGCCGCCGAGTGCGGTTTCGGGGTCTCGAAGGCTGGGTCGGGCGGGGGCTCGGCCTGCTGCTCGCGCTGCTCTTCGTCTCGCAGTTGGTTCCCGGCCCGCTGCGCCTGCTGTCGCCCTTCCCGTGGCAAGAGGCGGAGCGCGAGGCGTTGGTCAAGGGCCGGTTGGGGGCGTCCTTCCTCAAGATCGACCGTGCCCTCAAAACCCTCTTCCTGCTCGATGGCTCGTTCCCGCCGAACCTCAATCGGCCGATCGAGGCCAAGTTGCTGGAAGAGCCCGATCTCGACTCCGGCGACGGTCGGCGGGTGCTTTGGCAGACCACCGAGGGGGGCTACGACCTGACCCTCGACAGCGCCGGCGGGGGACCGACGGCGAGCGAAACGGTGATCGAGAACTTCTTTCTCGATCCCGCCTTCGTCGGCCTCGACGACGAGGGCGCGACGGCGCCGCTGGTGCTGCTGGATTAG